From a single Chloroflexota bacterium genomic region:
- a CDS encoding MarR family transcriptional regulator, producing MKPEMTKDELVENTLQLTEKAFRELFPILPKEWLSLDLTTSQLKVVLLLFMNGPSRMSIIASSLGVSLATATGVVDRLVEKDMVLREGDPNDRRIVQCRLSDKGENLITGLWTLARDHAKVLLEVLDQRKLQLLNEAIQALLEAGDATREVLQGNHTIK from the coding sequence ATGAAACCCGAAATGACAAAAGATGAACTTGTTGAAAACACTCTGCAGTTGACGGAGAAGGCATTCCGTGAACTGTTTCCTATATTGCCTAAGGAGTGGCTGAGCCTGGACCTGACCACATCCCAGCTCAAGGTGGTGCTTCTTCTGTTCATGAATGGTCCGTCGCGGATGAGTATTATCGCTTCTTCATTGGGTGTCAGCCTGGCCACAGCGACCGGAGTGGTTGATCGTCTGGTAGAAAAGGATATGGTCTTGCGGGAAGGTGATCCAAACGACCGGCGCATAGTTCAGTGTCGCCTTTCGGATAAAGGAGAAAACCTGATAACAGGGCTGTGGACTTTGGCACGCGACCACGCCAAGGTGCTTTTGGAGGTACTCGATCAACGAAAGCTGCAGCTACTTAATGAAGCGATTCAGGCACTCCTGGAGGCTGGAGATGCAACCAGGGAAGTGCTCCAGGGCAACCACACAATCAAGTAG